A genomic segment from Sparus aurata chromosome 10, fSpaAur1.1, whole genome shotgun sequence encodes:
- the mta2 gene encoding metastasis-associated protein MTA2, protein MAANMYRVGDYVYFENSSSNPYLIRRIEELNKTANGNVEAKVVCLFRRRDISGNLNTLADSNAREFEEESKQPTLSEQQKHQLKHRELFLSRQFESLPATHIRGKCNVTLLNETDVLVGYLDKEDCFFYSLVFDPVQKTLLADQGEIRVGSKYQAEIPDKLAEGESDNRVQEKLETKVWDPNNQLKDPQIDQFLVVARAVGTFARALDCSSSIRQPSLHMSAAAASRDITLFHAMDTLQKNNYDLAKAMSTLVPQGGPVLCRDEMEEWSASEAMLFEEALEKYGKDFNDIRQDFLPWKSLASVVQFYYMWKTTDRYIQQKRLKAAEADSKLKQVYIPTYTKPNPNQIMVPGSKPGMNGAAGFQKGLSCESCHTAQSPQWYAWGPPNMQCRLCASCWNYWKKYGGLKTPTQLEGAARAGSESGPRGHMTRQEVQGMSPFTRNEGRAKLLAKNRQTFILQTTKLTRIARRVCEDILQPRRAARRPYASINANAVKAECMIRLPKATKTPLKSKVVPRQSLATIVKDLAISAPLKLKASRGPPTPINRNQASQPRVGQSLLGKRGFDSATGVPYPANGRPYTSGMRTTSQSVIKRQKVSQGEAPNPVVFVATKDTRALRKHLTQSEMRRAARKPHLLVRIKLPLPPRSLAMPLLPSSTSEPIVLED, encoded by the exons attacGTGTACTTTGAGAACTCCTCCAGCAACCCTTACCTGATCCGCAGAATAGAAGAGCTCAACAAG ACAGCCAATGGAAATGTGGAGGCGAAGGTGGTGTGTCTCTTTAGGAGGAGAGACATCTCAGGCAACCTCAACACCCTGGCTGACAGTAATGCAA gAGAATTCGAGGAGGAGTCAAAGCAGCCGACGCTTTCTGAACAACAGAAACACCAGCTCAAACATAGAGAACTCTTCCTGTCTCGACAGTTTGAATCTCTACCCGCTACTCACATACG GGGAAAATGCAACGTCACCCTCCTTAATGAAACAGATGTCTTGGTTGGCTACCTGGATAAAGAG GACTGTTTCTTCTACTCGCTGGTTTTTGACCCTGTCCAGAAGACCCTGCTGGCAGACCAGGGCGAGATCCGGGTGGGCTCTAAGTACCAGGCAGAGATCCCTGACAAGCTTGCTGAGG GTGAATCAGACAACAGGGtccaggagaagctggagaCCAAGGTGTGGGACCCCAACAACCAGCTCAAAGATCCTCAGATCGACCAGTTCCTGGTGGTGGCAAG AGCTGTGGGGACATTTGCTCGGGCCCTCGACTGCAGCAGCTCCATCCGTCAGCCGAGCCTCCATATGAGTGCAGCTGCAGCCTCAAGAGACATTACACTG tTCCATGCAATGGACACGTTGCAGAAGAACAACTATGACTTGGCCAAAGCCATGTCCACCCTGGTTCCTCAGGGGGGGCCGGTGCTGTGCCGCGATGAGATGGAGGAGTGGAGTGCCTCAGAGGCCATGCTGTTTGAAGAGGCTCTGGAGAAATACGGCAAAGACTTCAACGACATCCGCCAGGACTTT ctGCCCTGGAAGTCTCTAGCCAGTGTGGTCCAGTTTTACTACATGTGGAAGACTACCGACCGCTACATCCAACAG AAACGACTAAAAGCAGCGGAGGCAGACAGTAAGCTGAAGCAGGTGTACATCCCTACCTA CACCAAACCCAACCCCAACCAGATCATGGTTCCAGGCAGTAAACCTGGCATGAACGGGGCAGCAGGTTTTCAGAAAGGACTCAGCTGTGAGAGCTGCCACA CGGCCCAGTCTCCTCAGTGGTATGCCTGGGGACCTCCTAATATGCAGTGCAGATTGTGCGCCTCCTGTTGGAACTACTGGAAGAAGTATGGAGGCCTGAAGACCCCTACACAGCTAGAGGGCGCTGCTAGAGCTGGCTCC GAGTCAGGACCCCGCGGTCACATGACACGTCAGGAGGTCCAGGGCATGTCACCATTCACTCGCAACGAGGGTCGAGCCAAACTGCTGGCCAAGAACCGCCAGACGTTCATCCTGCAGACCACCAAGCTGACCCGCATCGCTCGCCGGGTGTGTGAGGACATTCTGCAGCCTCGCCGTGCGGCACGGCGGCCCTACGCCTCCATCAACGCCAATGCCGTCAAAGCTGAGT GTATGATCCGGCTGCCCAAAGCCACAAAAACTCCTTTAAAGAGCAAGGTGGTGCCTCGACAGTCACTGGCCACCATAGTGAAGGATTTAG CCATCTCAGCTCCTCTGAAACTGAAGGCATCTAGAGGACCCCCAACACCCATCAACAGGAATCAGGCCAGCCAGCCTCGTGTGGGCCAAAGCCTACTGGGAAAGAGAGGTTTTGACAGC GCTACAGGGGTGCCCTACCCAGCCAATGGGAGGCCGTACACTTCAGGTATGAGGACCACCTCTCAGTCGGTCATCAAGAGGCAGAAGGTCAGCCAGGGCGAGGCACCCAACCCTGTGGTATTTGTGGCTACAAAGGACACCAG GGCTCTGAGGAAACATTTGACCCAGTCAGAGATGCGTCGGGCAGCGAGGAAGCCTCATCTCTTGGTTCGGATCAAGCTGCCACTGCCCCCTCGCTCCCTGGCCATGCCCCTGCTCCCCTCCAGCACCAGCGAACCCATTGTCCTGGAGGACTGA